The sequence TTCGGACCATTTCTGCAACATTGAACCATGTCTCAAAAGTGGTCTTGTGCGCACATAGTCATCCATGATGACCATGCATGGTCGCCAGACATGTGCATGGTTCCGTCTTTCTGTTGTCACCGGTGGCAGAAGCTAGCATGAAATTTGAAGTGCGGATACAACATGTTCTTATGGTCGGACTTATAACACATCAAAAGAGCAGCATTCAAAACTGTTTTCAAAGCTGTCCATGGCTTCTTTGGGTCTCTCCCGGAATAAAAGAAATAAGCGTGGCCATCCCAGGCGATTAGTGCGATGACTATCAATGCTACGCAAAATAATTCAACAATGTAACATGAATGAGACTGACGGCAAAGTAGGCATGTGTATATGTGCAATCATAAAGGAATGAACTTATGTTTCGATGTAAGGCACGATAAAGTTGTGCTTGTGCCAAGGACTATGAAGGATTGTCTTGTGAAGATAATTTGCGATAAGACACTGAACTTTATAAGAATCAACATTGCCACAATGCATGATATACGCATCAAGGAAGACAACTTCTTTATTCTGGAGAAATGGATTTGTAGCGTGCCATAGCGACCAAAGCCTCATTAAAGATGGATTGACTATGTCGATGTAGAAAATATTGTCGTTGACCACATTATCAAATGTGAGATATATTTTATCATAAGGAAACATGTTGAAAAATTCAAGGCCGTAACATTGATGGTGCAATACATCTCACCCTTTCCTAACCTTGCTACTATGTCTTTGTGTAGAAGCTGAATTTCAATGCTTAGTGCACTCAACTTGTGTTGTGGTAACATTGGTTCCCCAGGCATAAATATTGGCCATACGCGCGAACTAGTAGGAACATTCAACACATTTTCTTCTAGCGCCTTACTGGCGGTAGGTTCGTTAGCCGATTTCTTCTTTCTCTTTCTGCCCTTTTTATGACTCTGAACTAAGGGGGCCATAGATGATGGTTCTCTGGGATCCATTTGTTGTGTTTGCTAAAATTGAATGTGGCAATTATGAGTCATAAAGCTTAACAAGATAGTGCTAGGACTTTGACATGGCCTTTGCTAACAAGAGGACACAGCTAGTGCTAGAAATTTGGCGAACCGGAAATGAATCAACGTTTCGTGAAAACATTAGCACTGATGTCATAACCTCCAACTATAATCCAAAGATACTACATCAGATCTAATACACACTACTCAAATTTAATCCATGCTATATCGATCAAATATGTACTTCTATTTACCCTAAATACAAATAAGACTAAGAAACATTGACATGTATTTCTAAACCACTATTATTTACCCTAAACACAAATCTTCCCATGCATAACGAAGAGGTAGGGAGCTTGGCGCTTGAAGGCGGAGCGAGGTCTCCGATGTTGGCGGAGGAGGGGCACATGGCCGCAAGGCTATCCACCGAGGTGGAGCTCACGTGGTGATGGTGGCGGTGGTAGCGGCGATTAGATGCCTCCTCTAGTGTTGGAGGACGAGGCCATGCCCGCGTTAGCGCGAGGAGGGGTGCGGCGGTGAGGAGCAGCGGCGGCAACGAGGAGGGACGGTGACGAGAGGCGCGACGGTAACAAGGGCGAGATTTGAGGGGAGAAGAGACGGCGGGGGAATGGCAAGGTTTGAGGGCGAATCGGATTTTGGGCGAAAATTGAACTATCAGCGTCGTGGGTGTACGAGTGACGGGCGCAGGACAACACCCGCCACCCAAAAGGCGAGAAGCTGTGGCGGGTAGTACGAAGAACCCGGCACTGCAAAGATGACCTCCTGTTTGGAGGTTACCAAAATTTAGATATGGCGGGCAAAAGATTTGCCCGCCACTATTTGGTTTCATCNNNNNNNNNNNNNNNNNNNNNNNNNNNNNNNNNNNNNNNNNNNNNNNNNNNNNNNNNNNNNNNNNNNNNNNNNNNNNNNNNNNNNNNNNNNNNNNNNNNNNNNNNNNNNNNNNNNNNNNNNNNNNNNNNNNNNNNNNNNNNNNNNNNNNNNNNNNNNNNNNNNNNNNNNNNNNNNNNNNNNNNNNNNNNNNNNNNNNNNNNNNNNNNNNNNNNNNNNNNNNNNNNNNNNNNNNNNNNNNNNNNNNNNNNNNNNNNNNNNNNNNNNNNNNNNNNNNNNNNNNNNNNNNNNNNNNNNNNNNNNNNNNNNNNNNNNNNNNNNNNNNNNNNNNNNNNNNNNNNNNNNNNNNNNNNNNNNNNNNNNNNNNNNNNNNNNNNNNNNNNNNNAATTAGCTGTGGCGGGTGACACACAGCACCCGTCGCTAATTTGAGTTCACCTATAAAACTATTTCCCTGTAGTGACTTGTCTTGATATCTTACTCAAAGCTGCACTTGCCGGCCATAGATCCAGCTGAAAGGAACAACCGGCAACTTCTTTTGGCTCCCCTGAGCTCGCTCCAACAGCTTCCCAAACCTTGGTCCTAGGGAGCAGAGGTAATCCTGAGCACGCCGCCCTTCCCCGGACAGCCCAGTGAGGCCGGCGACGTTCCACCTCTGGACCAGGAACTCGAGGATGTCAGCGTAGTCCATGGCGGTGTAGACGCCCAGCCGCTGTGCCACCGCGCTGAAGTGCTCAAACAGGTTGTTCTCCTGCCCATCATACATAAGGTGGGCGGGcatggtgatcttcttcttcatgatgCTGGCGAAGGCCAGAACCGTGTAGTTGGGATCGACCTCGAAGAGCTTCTCCACTATCTTGGTATAGGCAAGCTCGTGGCGCCTTTCGTCAGCCGCGATGGTGCCGCTTATCTGGGCCAGCTTCAGGTCCCCGTACTTCCGGGCGTGCCTTGCAGTGTTGCCGTGAGATATGAAGGTTGCCCTCTCTTGGAAAGACGTGTAAATGAAAAACTCATAGGGGTTGGCCTCGGTTTTTGGATCCTACAACAAGTAAGAACAAGACAGGGTAGTTAGAACAAACTGGCCTACTCTTAAATCTTAACTAGCGAACATATGTGTATGCTGCTGAAGGTTGCCATTCTCAAATATATTTGCGAAAAGTTAGCAAAAAAAATGGCATTTGATGAACGAAGTAATATCATTTTGACAATGACAAATTTTTATTCCCTTCCCATTTTTTGTGAGCAATAAAACAATCAACCAAGTGAATGGAAGCTGTGACAAAGAAGGATGACACAATCAGATACAAGTGCTTACCATTCCAGCACCAACCAAATACTGTATGGTCTTCTCCACCTGCCTCATATCAGCCCTCCCAGTGAGATAAATATACTTGTTCATGAGATCACCGTGTCGGTTCTCCTCGGCCGTCCATGCCCTCGTCCATACAGCCCAGCTGGTTTGGCTGCTGCCAGTTTCGTCGCGGACACCGCCATCAAGGATATTGAGCATTTTCTGATAGGTAGGGAGTGCTTCCTCAGTGACCATGTCTCCAACCAGACATACCAAGTAGTCGTCGGGGATCTCCTCGGCTCGCTCCCTCAGCTCCTTGACTTCGTCATAAAATCTATCCGAGGAAGGCTCTGGCAGATAGTCCTGTGGCTGCCAGGATCTTTCAACCGGCTTCAAGAGGACCAGAATGTTGTCCTCTGCCCAACTGTTAAGCGAATCAAAAACCTCTCTCTTTTCAGGTGGCAATGAGTGAGCTACTCGGTCTCTATGAGACGCCTTGCGAGGACTGAAGGCCTTTCCGGGAACTCCATCCCTTACGATGCAACACAAACTAAAGGTCAATTAAAGGAAAAGATAGGCATAAGAATCTTCATTGGTTAAGAACTCACTTGGCCTTGGAAGCCGTGGCCATCACCATGGTTGTGCTCCTCGAGCAAGAataccaaagaggtgtatggaagGCGCCGTGGGAAGGCAGGGATGCCATCAGATACATGACCCTTTACCAGTCCGTCGCCACCCCTTCAGCTGTTAGATTGGACTTCTGCAGCGCTTTGAATCAGCTGCCTGAAACATCCACACTTCTGTTGGTACTGAGGTGAGCAATTGAAGTGGGGGTACTAGTATTTGATTTGTATTCGGTTTATAGCTGCCCCAAATGTTCTCACAAAACCTTCGCATAGTTGGACGTTTTCAATTACTGAGATGCTTCCGCACTGAAATAGTTTGGCTCGTGCTTGCAGGTTCCGTGGTTCAGAAGCTACAAATAGTCAGCTCAGTACGCAACAACATATCCATGCTTATCGCATGCCTCCTGCTTGCACCTGCATCAAGAATGCATGACCATAAGGTATTGGATCCAACCGGCTGTATAACTCTTGCTGAGAAAAATATTAGCACTTCTCCTTTTCTGCAAATTTGTTAACAAGCCACTTATCATAGTTTCATGTCAACGCATAATTTGTATAATTAGGGACCTAATTAATTTTTGAAAAAAGGAATTTTCATTAACTCATAACAATGGGCATATATCCGGCATCGGCATGAGCATAGCTAGAATGCACAAAACCAACACACAAAGAATCACAACGGTAAGTGGAAAGccgccgtatgcatcgttctgatgcagaggccggggtaaacccccttttttaaaaaaaaggaaaaaaatagaaaagccATGAAAGATCAACGCTATGCCTAGGCAGATaataacaaaaaggaaaaaaaaagagcaaCATTGATCTTCGTCGTGCAGTTGCAACCACGGAACATGATGTAAGCGCATATGGTCTAGACGTGATATCCACGCGAGCTGAAAACCATACACACATCAAGCAATAGCCAAGCCATTAATCTTAGAGGGAGAGAAGACGCCACCACCTAAATCCCACGCTTCCATCCCGAGTGTCTGTTAGTGGCAAGTCTAGGCACCCAAGATACTACACTACGAGCTATCAGTGTCGGACCAAGGCCATGATTATCATTGGAAAATTACCACGCATTATCTTCTTAAAGTGACGTTCGACGAAGGATCACCACCAACCAACGCCAAGGCTGGTCAcgatgggagtatcataggaagtATTATGCATACCAACTAGACATTTTCGTTGAGGTGGCACACAATTAAACGATAAAATAGATGATtgggtatcatgatatgatacaatATCATATAAAATGATGTACTATTATGTATCTTGCATCACAATGAATAAGGTCATCTAGGATATCAACGtgtgatactatgcactatgaaggcGGTATCATATGCTAGTATCTTATGCATGATATTAGTATATGATACTTCCTACTGCAAGCAACTTAGGACGTATTTGGTTGCTCGCACCAATTTTGGTGCATTTGTATAGATTTCTCCTATGGGTCTGGCTAAGGAAAACAGCCTATAATCCACTAACTGCAGATTGTTTGGTTGTCCGCATATAGGTTAGCTGCATAAGGGAACAAAATTCCCCCCGCTGTTTGGTTGGTTGCATAGCATTAGGCGCACATAGGACACAATGTTTGGTTGCAAGTTGCAACCTGCATTAGGTGTTGTCACCACTTCTCACTAGTGATGACCTTATCACACACGATCTTAATAGTTTTACTCCTAGCTACAAAACAAATTACGGTTCATCCTAACTACTATCAAATGGCAGTTTGCATTATTATGAGCCAAATGGCTGAATGGAGAAAGTTCATcatccctcctcttcctcttccttttcctcttacctctgttgttgatgttgttcctcttcgtcttcctcttctgctgctgctcttgctcttcttcttcttcttttgttgaTCCTTGTCTGGTCTCTGTTATCACACATTGCATGTGCCCACTCCAGCCTCTTATTCTTCCAGGCTTCATTGTCAAATGCCTCAACACCATAGCCACCGAGGTCAAGATCGTCAGGCgtcacctcttcctcctcgggaaCAAGTTTATCAATTCCCCATTGCAGCAGGATCCAGTTATGCATAATGCAACATTCAAGAACAAGCTTGACCTAGGTAGGTTAagggtggaatggcttctgatccaggatcttaaacATGTTCTTCAGAGATCCAACTGCCCTCTCAACAGTTACTCCAAGGCTGGAGTGTCTGAGATCGAACAGTTCCTGAGCAGTCCTAGGATAGTTTCCACCAGAGAATTGTTCATATGGTACCtggttttcctgaagggtggaagaacaCCTGGCCGATATGCATAGTCAACATCTCCCAGGTCGAACTTGCCATTAGGGATGTTGATGCCATCAAGATGACTGATGATGTCACTAAGAATGTTGACATCATGTGCTGGCACTTCCCAACCAGCCAGCGCATAGATGAACTTCAGATTGAAGTCATTAGTGGCAAGCACATTTTCTGACTTATGTAGTGCTTCCTCCCCATGTATGTTGTAGATTGTGTCTAAGGCACTATGGCACTGACATGAGTATGATCTATTGCCCTAATGCAATCCTCGAATGGAAAATGAAGATTGTGTTAGTGCTCACCTTGAACTATCTAAGCATATCAAGCAACCAAGTACATACTGCAGTGCTCACCTTGAActatggataccatcttgggcttgTGCAAATCTTGGTAGGAGTCCGGCCAGTTGGTGACTtgatcatctctcctctaagctccccaaCAGCATACAAGGCTTGCTTGAAGTACCTTTATATGGTCTCCATTGACCTCCTAAAAGTGTTGTCGATAaccctgaacctctggttatggccaACAATATGAAGGAACATTGTGACTTGCTCTTCCACACTGGTGTGGATGCTATCTTCTAACATCCTCCTAGTCCTGAAGGTCTGAACAAGTTTGGCAAATGGTTCTCTTTTCACTCTAAGCATCCACAGAGTCTTTGTGTCGTTGCAGTTGCATATGTAGTTCAGATTGGTGATCCTTTGGGTGGAGTCAACTCTTCGCTGCCGTATGGGAAACTTCCCGTTTAAATATCTTGGCCTGCAGCTGGCTATACGGCAGCTCACCAGAGCGGAATGACAACCCATGTTGGATCACGCAAAGGGTTTTGCTCCGGCATGGCAGAGAGGTCTATTGCATCGTCCGGGTAGGATGGTACTAATAAAGTCAGTGATTGCAGCCAAACCAATCCACCACTTCATGATTGAAGACGCTCTGCTCTGGGTTTTCAAAGAAATTGATCATTGGATGCATGGTTTCTTTTGGGCGGGCAAAAGTAAGGCAAATGGAGGCCAATGCTTGGTTGCTTGGAATCTGGTTTGCAAGCCAACTTGGCTTGGTGGCCTAGGGGTGCGTGATCTGCGGCTCCAAAGCCTGGCGCTACGTGTTCGTTGGGAGTGGCTATGACGCACTGATCCTGGGAGGCCGTGGCAAGGACTCTCGATGGTCGTGGACCAGGACGCGCGGGAAGTGTTTGACAGTCTAGTTCACATTGAAGTTGGGAGAGGTGACAAGGTGTTGTTTTGGAGGGATAGATGGATCCACGGTTTTGCCGTTAAGGACATTGCGCCGCTCATACATGCCCTAGTGGACACGCACACCGTTAACAAAAGGACGGTGCAGGATGGCCTGGATAATGACAGGTGGTTGTTGGACTTGAATGGTGAGCTGAACTTTGGGAGTCATCTGCAACTCTTGCACCTCAATTTGGCCGTCAGCATGGTGATTCGCGACCCTTCTAGTGACGATTTGTTCTCATGGCTGGCGGACCTGTCTGGTCGCTACACTGCTCGGTGCACTTATCACAGATTATGCCTCAAAGTGGAGAGGGTTCCATTTGCCTCTTGCATTTGGAAAAGTTGGGCGACTCTCAAGTGTTAAAatatttgcctggctggcagtgcAACATCGGATTTGGACATCGGATAGGAGAGCAAGGCATGGCCTGCAGGAGTTGCCTTTGGCTTGCTATACGTGTCTCCAAGAGGAGGCAACGCGGAATACATCATGGTGCAGTGTGTGTATGCCAGGGAAGTGTGGCATTA comes from Triticum aestivum cultivar Chinese Spring chromosome 5B, IWGSC CS RefSeq v2.1, whole genome shotgun sequence and encodes:
- the LOC123114385 gene encoding stearoyl-[acyl-carrier-protein] 9-desaturase 5, chloroplastic, which codes for MYLMASLPSHGAFHTPLWYSCSRSTTMVMATASKAKDGVPGKAFSPRKASHRDRVAHSLPPEKREVFDSLNSWAEDNILVLLKPVERSWQPQDYLPEPSSDRFYDEVKELRERAEEIPDDYLVCLVGDMVTEEALPTYQKMLNILDGGVRDETGSSQTSWAVWTRAWTAEENRHGDLMNKYIYLTGRADMRQVEKTIQYLVGAGMDPKTEANPYEFFIYTSFQERATFISHGNTARHARKYGDLKLAQISGTIAADERRHELAYTKIVEKLFEVDPNYTVLAFASIMKKKITMPAHLMYDGQENNLFEHFSAVAQRLGVYTAMDYADILEFLVQRWNVAGLTGLSGEGRRAQDYLCSLGPRFGKLLERAQGSQKKLPVVPFSWIYGRQVQL